The DNA sequence acgtcgattgctgctaatccggtcaaaatcggttgattcgttcaagagatatcgtgaacgaaagaaaaccaaaaaaagtgtttttttcacataacttcgacatttcttttcggatcgtttttgatgaaataaaataatttttagaacttaaaaaaccgcgtcgatcacTGACAAggacgtaaaaatcggttgattggttcgagagatatcctcgacgaaatatttggaaacaagtgtttttttaacataccTCCGAcattttcggaataacttttaaacagctttaccgatcagtttcaaaaactaatcagctattaacatcaaaaaattacgtcgatcgccgtcaaaCCGATCAAAAccggtcaattcgttcaaaaaatatcgtgaacgaaagaaaaccgaaaaaaggattttttcagaattactccgaatttcctagttttatcaattcaaacttgaagattctttatgaggctgaAAAAACAGCGtcaaatgccgccaaccgcgtggaaaatcggttaatccgttcaaaagtcattgcggtttgaaaatttaaaaaatattattctatgagacttctatcagacttttgagctcgaagagctcccTTTATCTCTTATtttaagctcggagagctcaaaataacacataaattgtattttttagctcggagagctcgaaAATATccttggtgcaattttaagcacctaggtatggaattagcgggaagttgcagggatggccctcagggtctaccgtttttctaattttttttattaaaactcgtcaaaaatagaaaaatatttttaaaatatcaattttccattataaatatttagaaataaatttttgtttattgttttttaagggaattttttataaaatatcaacaaaaaattgtcatttttactataaacaaaaataaaattgaatattttacgTTTAAAAGGGTAACAAGGCCTATGAGTTCAGCATActtacataaataattgaataatacttgatatgtttttatatttaggATCAATAATGAATGAGAAATAATTCTCTTACTATTgatctaaaatattaaagatatttaattttatttttgttcatgataaagttaacatttttcgttaatattttcaagaaaatagGCTTGAATGATAATCAAcgtcaaaatttattgattaaattggatattttctattttattacaaataatctCTTAATTAGGtcttaaatcattttattgaagaatttCAAGTGATtctcatgaaaaaaaaaattaggaaaacggttgaccctaaaggccatccctgcaacttcccgctacctccatacctaagtgctcaacaattcacttattttttaagctctaaaaaatataattttagtgtaattttgagctctccgagctcaaataaattgctgttctgtgcttttgagctcttcgagctaatggaagttttatagaacactattttttgaattatcaaaccgcaataactttttaatgaattaaccgattttctcgtGGTTCACGGCATTCAacgtagttttttgaaaaatctttgagcgtaaactggtcagtctaaaaatttcatagaaattctgaaaaaaacatttttttttcaatttttttcgacaacgatatctcacgaacaaatcaaccgattttgaccgggctggtagcaatcgacgtggttttttgaggttaagagctgactAGTGTTTGGAATTGATTGgttcagccgtttaaaagatattataaaaaaaacgaattttcagaaattttatttttaagatttctcaaaattgatcgattcaaattctgtaaattagtatcagaattctaGGGACAAAGGAACTCTTTAAAACGCTgcttatttcgatcgaatcggatgatccgttcaaaagttatgatagatttacacacacacacacacacacacacacacacacacacacacacacacacacacacacacacacatacatacatacatacatacatacatacatacatacatacaatcGCGTGCATTAATTCGGGTAGGTTTCTATGATTACAGTTTTTTTGCCACTTCTAAATTTGGCCGTTTCTATATTCTAAACTTTGAAATCTGTAAATTTAACCGTTTGTAAATTTAGCGAAAcgtaaaaaacaatatcactaaaataagaaaaatataaataatttcaaagataatttatgcatataataaaatttgacaaaagaaaaaacgtccatgtaaaaaaaataaaattctaaataaagcTGTTTGTAAAGTCAGCGagttaaaaacttgaattattaaaatagcgCTAGCTTTAAAATAGccgaattaaattaaaaaaaaagaattattaaaattctttcaaattaaaatgtaaacagttgaaaaaaaggaattaaaaaatttgaatataataaatttagccGATTGAAAACCTCACTACGTTAATTTAGCCGATTCTatagacttgaaaattaataaaattagccgattctaaacttggaaattaataaaattagctgattctaaacttggaaattaataaaattagccgttTGTAAACCTCAGGATTCTAAAAACTAGCCGTTTCTAAACCTTCCCTGTTGAAATAATCCCATAgattccaataaaaaataactttattggGGTCTAATGTGCTTTTGTCGCTGCAAATCCATATACATATCtatacaaattttcaaaggaaAAAAACGGAAAGTTTAATGGAATTTATATGTCTCGAGAATTTCTATCTGGATTTTAATGGAATTTGTATGCCTAGAGAATTTCTATCTGGATTTACCAAGATGTACTAAAGCAAGTGGGTTCTATTAGAAAATCCAATAACATAGCGTAATGGTAAAAAGTGTTTTCTGGTGGAGTGTCCAGTTTTATGATAACTTTAGTTAAATAGGTTTTTATCGGTAAATTAACTTTAAGAGTATCTTACGTCTACTTATATCAATCGGATGTTTTCAACAGGAATTgcgatcataaaaattatatcatttataaacctcataatttattaaacaatcctattattattattattattattattattattataattataattatatgagAGGTTTCCACCTATATACTGACTCATCAAGACATCTTTGGAATCATCAACCCttgagacttgaaatttgggaggaatattccttttcaaaggaatattttgtttagttcaaaaaaattataacttttattcTATAGCTGCTATAGGATTAAAATTTGGcgaaattattacttaaatgttttaaaattagtttcttagctgacctgtactcggcaaaaggaatattcctctcaaatttcaagtctcaaGGGTTAATGGTTCCAAAGATGTCATGATGAGTTAGTATATAGGTCGAAACCtctcatataataataataggattatttaataaattatgaaagttataaatgataatttttatgatcgcAAGGTTTAGAAACGGCGAATTTTTAGAATCCTGAGGTTTACAaacggctaattttattaatttccaagtttagaatcagctaattttatttaataaattatgaaagttatgaatgataatttttatgatcgcAAGGTTTAGAAACGGCTAATTTTTAGAATCCTGAGGTTTACAaacggctaattttattaatttccaaatttagaattggctaattttattaatttccaagtttagaattggctaattttattaatttccaagTTTAGAATCGGCTAAATTCACGTGGCGAGGTTTTCAATCggctaaatttattattttctaattttttaatttcatttttttaaatatttctttttttcaactgtttacattttaatttgaaagaattttaataattctttttttttaattcggctATTTTAAAGCTAgcgttattttaataattccaagTTTTTAACTCGCTGATTTTACAAACGGCTTTATttaggaattttattttttttacatggaCGTTTTTTCTTTTGTCGAATTTTATCATAggcataaattatttttgaaattatttatatttttctcattttagTGATATCATTTTTTACGTTTCGCTAAATTTACAAACGGCTAAATTTACAGATTTCAAAGTTTAGAGTTTAGAAACGGCCAAATTTAGAAGTGgcaaaaaaactgtaaacaTAGAAACCTACCCGAATTAATGCACGCGATTGTaaatacatacagacacggtgacatcaccgcggaaatagtcaggaaagcttcttaggacttcaaaacgtcgagatctgatgaaaactcgattttcgaaaaacggggtgaaaacaataacttcccgatttttgaaaattttcaattttctaagcgggaagttaaaaattatttccacctccaaaattcattatttcatatttaaaatccataagaaatttcattaaatttttatgtatttcaaatctgaaaatgataaaaaactttcacttgaaacttttcaaaactaattaaataaatttatatttctctAATTTAccacaatatttatttcccCAGTCCAAAATGTCGTCAAGAGTATCCCGAATCCGAGGCGCCAACAAACTACTTCTGCTTTTGCGGTAAAACGATGAACCCGCCTTACCAACCCTGGATGATTCCCCACTCTTGTGAAGAAACTTGCGGTAAATTATTACAGCCTGAATGCGGACACGTATGCGTTCTGCTCTGTCACCCAGGACCATGTCCACCATGTCCAAAAATGGTTTCAACCAGCTGTTACTGCGGAAAAAAAGGTGCGCAACCTCGACGGTGCAACGCCAAATTCTGGAGCTGCGGAAGCCCGTGTGCCAAAAATCTTCCTTGCAATCATAAGTGTCCCGAAATTTGTCATTCCGGAGCATGTCCACCTTGTATCAGCTCGGTGACAGTTCCCTGTCACTGCGCGGACCAAATCGCCACGCGAATGTGTCGAGAATCTATATGGAACTGCGAAAAACCATGCGGTAGATTACTACCATGCCGAATTCACAAGTGTTCTGGATTTTGCCATCTTCTCACAGACTGTGGTGAGTGTCCATTAGCTAAAAACCGCACTTGTCCATGTGGAAAGAAGCGATACCAAGTTTCGTGTACGCAACCTACTGTACCGACCTGTGGCGACACTTGTAACAAACTACTAGACTGCAAATCCCACTTCTGCAACATGCGCTGCCATCCGGATGCCTGTGGTCAGTGTCTAGAAGTAGTAACCAAACAATGTCGCTGCGGTAGCTTCACCAAAGAGATAGCATGTACGAAAGACTTTCATTGCAACAAAAAATGCACCCAAATTCGACAATGTGGCCGACATCCGTGCAACAAAAAATGTTGCGACTGCATTGCGACCAACAATTACAACGTTTGTGAAAAAACATGCGACAATCTGTTGAACTGCAGAAAGCATAAATGTCCGGCTCGGTGTCACAGTGGACCTTGTTATCCTTGTCCAAGAACAGTAGTCATTCAATGTCGCTGCGGTGGATCTAAAATTACCGTTCCTTGCGGAACAACAAAGCGAATCAAACCGCCAAAATGTACAAAGTTATGCAAAATTCCACCTGACTGCCATCACACTAAACGCGAATCCCACAAGTGTCACCAAGGCCCCTGCCCACCTTGTCGGAAAATATGCGGCTTGGTGTACAAACAATGCGGACATGATTGTAAAGTAATTTGCCACCAAAATGTCTGGGTCAAAGTCCTTGTAAATGGGTCCCATCAACCAGCTGGTCCTTGGGAGACTCCTCAAGAAGCTATGCAGCTCAAAACTTTTCCCTGTCCACCTTGTGAAGTTTCTGTGATGGTGACTTGTCTTGGCGGCCATGAAACAAAGCCCTGGCCGTGCTACAAAGCAGTACCGACATCTTGCTTACGCGAGTGCGGACAATTGCTGAAATGCAGCAACCATACATGTGAATTGCTTTGCCATAAATTGAATGATAGTCCTGGAAGCAATGAACTTTGCAAACAATGTGAACTTCCTTGTTTGTTACCCAGACCACAAGGTTGCTCACACGCATGTCCGAAACCTTGCCATCCAGCGCCTTGTCCAGCTTGTAAACAGATTGTCAAAATTCCGTGTCATTGTGGAATCAATAGTCTCTACAAACGCTGCTCGGAGCTGACTAGCGCCACCCTTGATCAGAAAAATGAACTACTGAAGTGCGGGAATCAGTGCCCGAAAAATTATGCTTGTGGGCATCGATGTATTGACAATTGTCATCCTGGAGCGTGTCGCAGTAAAGAAAATTGCAACAAACGCGTTAAGGTTACGTGTTCTTGCGCGAGAATCAAGAAGAACTTTATGTGCGTTGATGTTCAGAGAGGCAATGCCGTTGTTGCGTGTGACGACCGCTGCGAGGCGCTAAAGATTGAGAAGGAGAGACTTAGGGAGGCTGAATTGGAAAAGAAGAAACGggaagaagaaattaaaaatagaaaagaaattgaaaagttTGAACGCAAGTTCAAGCCCAggcataaaagtgttaaaacGGACGAAAATTTGGACCAAGGTCAGAAGAatgattacatttttttacagtttatgGTACTGGGAGTTTGTTTGACTCTTTTGGCGTGGATTACTACCGTATATTTcgatcaataatttataaatatcttagattttatttgtaattttatacaaCTTACCAAAGTTATGTGTTATGCTCATGAtgattagttaataaattataatgatcATAATTTAactcattttatttcttcgaAGAATAAGTTTTCCATAATAATGTCAACAATATAGCaatgtttgtaaaaaataagattgaaTGAATGTATTTAAATTGAGTACATTTCTTCTTCTGAAGACAATCTTTCTGCGGtctgaaacaaaaattattgaattcgTAAAAAGTtttcataagaaaaataaataaagaataaactTACatgtatttcaaaatttccgaCACCTCTAATGCTTGTGGCCGCGCATAATACAATAACAAACAGGCAACATGTTCACCAGCTGCAATTGCGCCCTCTGCAGTGCCTGGATAAGATTTCGAGTACTCACTAGCTGCGaaataaattctgaaaattttactttttaccaataggataaaaaaatgtgattgtaaagaaaaaatgtgAATACTTTTGCGTTGGATTTGTCAAGGGATTGTGATGATTAGCCACTGAGCAAGGTTTCAGAATGTTTGTTGTACAGTTCATTTCACAATAGTGTAAGTAGTTATCTGCTTCGTCAGTACAAAAGGATTGATTCAACGCTTGAAATAAGTTCATTTTGCCAAAAAATGACGCTTCAGGGTGGTTTATAAAACCGGCTAGTAAATTTGAATCTTCCTGGGACGCATCATAGCAAAActtaagatttaattttttacttagaaTTGTCATTACACTTCCAGAGTAATTTGATGCCCAGAATGGAGATTTGTAggttatttcaaaatatactGAAGGTTCAGAGACGAACAAAGATTGAATCTTAatgaatttcaataaatttttatcgtaattCATTGATTCTATTATAATGTTTGAACTTTCTGGTGGTGGTACCGCAATAACAACGTAATTAcacctaaaaaaaaagaagtaaaCTGTCAAAAAATCttagaagaaaatatttttatt is a window from the Cotesia glomerata isolate CgM1 unplaced genomic scaffold, MPM_Cglom_v2.3 scaffold_15, whole genome shotgun sequence genome containing:
- the LOC123273867 gene encoding NF-X1-type zinc finger protein NFXL1; translation: MKKFKRAQAENQASIQRYLNKNTIESSSDDDDDDDEEKINNNSERLQQAVNKTLSSYQCEGGDGGKTLSYLTEIFQSGGAVCLICISTVKKSDPIWSCGTCYSFMHLMCIQHWIRDSLMYKQEKKIDKLWACPKCRQEYPESEAPTNYFCFCGKTMNPPYQPWMIPHSCEETCGKLLQPECGHVCVLLCHPGPCPPCPKMVSTSCYCGKKGAQPRRCNAKFWSCGSPCAKNLPCNHKCPEICHSGACPPCISSVTVPCHCADQIATRMCRESIWNCEKPCGRLLPCRIHKCSGFCHLLTDCGECPLAKNRTCPCGKKRYQVSCTQPTVPTCGDTCNKLLDCKSHFCNMRCHPDACGQCLEVVTKQCRCGSFTKEIACTKDFHCNKKCTQIRQCGRHPCNKKCCDCIATNNYNVCEKTCDNLLNCRKHKCPARCHSGPCYPCPRTVVIQCRCGGSKITVPCGTTKRIKPPKCTKLCKIPPDCHHTKRESHKCHQGPCPPCRKICGLVYKQCGHDCKVICHQNVWVKVLVNGSHQPAGPWETPQEAMQLKTFPCPPCEVSVMVTCLGGHETKPWPCYKAVPTSCLRECGQLLKCSNHTCELLCHKLNDSPGSNELCKQCELPCLLPRPQGCSHACPKPCHPAPCPACKQIVKIPCHCGINSLYKRCSELTSATLDQKNELLKCGNQCPKNYACGHRCIDNCHPGACRSKENCNKRVKVTCSCARIKKNFMCVDVQRGNAVVACDDRCEALKIEKERLREAELEKKKREEEIKNRKEIEKFERKFKPRHKSVKTDENLDQGQKNDYIFLQFMVLGVCLTLLAWITTVYFDQ